In Granulicella tundricola MP5ACTX9, a single genomic region encodes these proteins:
- a CDS encoding CheW domain-containing protein — MSFGRGRLLAQAAVLMVPAFGLAQYRQEPGHSLGTVTTQGNLIVLTLDEGVLGKDHLFNLAHRTIRFTPDGVRYRAENVAEQWDADFGPELHGNEATLTKFAFPFSGKSWSSISVGMTGSMTFSEAPLAPEGGRRGGGIEIERFAELSQAAAGLINTVPAISVFFKPRMSGTRYVKELADRVVLTWSLTEPVGGVQDMTWTPTVNKFQAVLWKDGRINLTYDEVHAQDAIVGIYPMVAGGFEKEIGSVAGEDKSGIAPNLDVMKVKLSAVDGLLLKATLETKGPVPAANDPAAMGVTYRVCLDKKKPTGDCAVGGQSDAVWTVQAGGGRGGRREGATPRYVASGMGIAPGVKIDGNTISLQGTLPAGYKSGDTVYVSAGVQTAGKTVDQVAAHEVKLVGLGSPAVDLATVKKGDGPFAVAYESFHYMRPPRANDLTCSVIKALGDKYDMLAYYSDFRIDNPEAGTSSTGPLGGGPAGGEVTGIGAKQRNLASYCSQGRFQWQFIQPVYVGANQMQEYPPDGLKEADTHNLVSYSHQLEERTSNGKIPPYDYAMSQIGHEMGHRWSAFVSAKVNGETIQLGPTHWAKGLQAPVAFPYQRPTEASAMGGGVWQDNFDGTFTQLDDDYYVPATGWSYLDLYLMGMISPAEVPEFFILRNMVAAGKDANDHAIYKADRTKVTVQDVIAVEGPRLPAVDAAQKGFNTGMVVVVEHGKMPSPLLVERVNGIRERWMDYWTTTTGYRSTMTADPK, encoded by the coding sequence ATGAGCTTTGGACGAGGAAGACTTCTGGCGCAGGCAGCGGTGTTGATGGTTCCGGCTTTTGGGCTGGCACAGTATCGGCAGGAGCCGGGGCACTCGCTTGGGACGGTGACGACGCAAGGGAACCTGATCGTACTGACGCTGGATGAGGGTGTCCTGGGGAAGGATCATCTGTTCAACCTGGCACATCGTACGATCCGGTTTACTCCTGATGGCGTGCGGTACAGGGCGGAGAACGTGGCGGAGCAGTGGGATGCGGATTTTGGTCCAGAGCTTCATGGCAATGAGGCGACGCTGACGAAGTTTGCGTTTCCCTTTTCGGGGAAGAGCTGGAGTTCGATCTCGGTGGGGATGACGGGGTCGATGACGTTTAGTGAGGCGCCGCTGGCTCCTGAAGGCGGACGGCGTGGGGGTGGGATAGAGATTGAGCGGTTTGCGGAGCTGTCGCAGGCTGCGGCGGGGCTGATCAATACGGTTCCGGCGATCAGCGTGTTCTTCAAGCCGCGGATGTCGGGGACCCGGTATGTGAAGGAGTTGGCGGACCGGGTGGTGTTGACGTGGAGCCTTACGGAGCCGGTGGGCGGGGTGCAGGATATGACGTGGACGCCTACGGTGAACAAATTCCAGGCAGTGCTTTGGAAGGATGGGCGGATCAATCTCACGTACGACGAGGTGCATGCGCAGGACGCGATCGTTGGGATCTATCCGATGGTGGCGGGTGGGTTTGAGAAGGAGATTGGGTCGGTTGCGGGGGAGGATAAGAGCGGGATCGCTCCGAACCTGGATGTGATGAAGGTGAAGCTGAGCGCGGTGGATGGACTCTTGTTGAAGGCGACACTGGAGACGAAGGGGCCGGTGCCGGCGGCGAACGATCCTGCCGCGATGGGGGTGACATATCGAGTCTGCCTCGACAAGAAGAAGCCGACTGGAGACTGTGCGGTGGGCGGTCAGTCTGATGCTGTGTGGACCGTGCAAGCTGGCGGCGGGCGTGGGGGACGCAGAGAAGGGGCGACTCCAAGGTATGTGGCTTCCGGGATGGGGATTGCTCCGGGCGTGAAGATTGACGGTAATACGATCTCTTTGCAGGGGACTCTGCCGGCTGGGTATAAGAGCGGCGATACGGTGTATGTTTCGGCTGGGGTGCAGACGGCTGGGAAGACTGTGGACCAGGTGGCGGCGCATGAGGTGAAGCTGGTGGGGCTTGGGAGTCCTGCGGTGGATCTGGCTACGGTGAAGAAGGGCGATGGACCGTTTGCGGTGGCCTATGAGTCGTTTCACTATATGAGGCCGCCGCGTGCCAACGATCTGACTTGCTCGGTGATCAAGGCGCTGGGGGATAAGTACGACATGCTGGCCTATTACTCGGATTTCAGGATCGATAATCCTGAGGCTGGGACTTCCAGTACCGGGCCGCTGGGGGGTGGGCCTGCGGGGGGTGAGGTGACGGGGATTGGGGCCAAGCAGCGGAATCTGGCGAGCTACTGCAGCCAGGGGCGGTTTCAGTGGCAGTTCATCCAGCCGGTGTATGTGGGGGCGAACCAGATGCAGGAATATCCGCCGGATGGGTTGAAGGAGGCGGATACGCATAACCTGGTGAGCTACTCGCACCAACTGGAGGAGCGGACGTCGAATGGGAAGATCCCGCCGTACGACTACGCGATGTCGCAAATTGGGCATGAGATGGGGCACCGGTGGTCTGCGTTTGTGTCCGCCAAGGTGAATGGGGAGACGATCCAACTTGGGCCGACGCACTGGGCCAAAGGCCTGCAGGCTCCGGTGGCGTTTCCGTATCAGCGGCCTACGGAGGCTTCTGCGATGGGTGGTGGAGTCTGGCAGGACAACTTCGACGGGACGTTTACGCAGCTCGATGATGACTACTATGTTCCTGCTACGGGCTGGTCTTATCTGGATCTGTATCTGATGGGGATGATCTCGCCTGCGGAGGTTCCGGAGTTCTTTATTCTGCGGAATATGGTGGCGGCGGGTAAGGATGCGAATGATCATGCGATCTACAAGGCAGACCGGACGAAGGTGACGGTGCAGGATGTGATTGCGGTGGAAGGGCCTCGGCTGCCGGCTGTGGATGCGGCGCAGAAGGGGTTTAATACCGGGATGGTGGTGGTGGTGGAGCATGGGAAGATGCCTAGTCCGCTGCTTGTCGAGCGGGTGAATGGGATTCGGGAGCGGTGGATGGATTACTGGACTACGACTACCGGTTACCGGTCCACGATGACGGCTGATCCGAAGTAA
- a CDS encoding TonB-dependent receptor has translation MLRKLTLTLLAFATMFLAATPPAGAQATTTGNLAGTVTDPSGAAIPNAKLIISDPATGSRNTQTTNSVGAYTFSDLQVGTYILSTTYPGFATTVTKDIGIETGRSINLNVALVLGAANTEVEVISGSEVLETTTNTLAATIKPDAVQDLPLNGRDASSLTQLAPGSQSAGDARYATFNALPAAAINITVDGMNSNFQKFRTSTSGNYSPSPVRLGAVEEISVSTSSLTADAGAEGSVALRYQIKRGTNKYHGSAFWQYSSSLLNANSYGNDAAGIAKTKTHTNDEGGNIGGPIWKNKVFFFSNYEQNFANGKTQVTAYALTTAAQAGNITYTDSANVVHPVNVLNAAATAGFNSTINPRIASELSQINTYNQGAVAKATPLPYQNLENWSFNTITKNVYPTERIDYQITPTLDAHIAYDLWWRSLPGSQVYAGDPTHTEFRSSYSTLTFGTDWTITPHIVNQVNLGLLNDQERYNVTASFTPYAAINNILYASPTFTNGGSVAAPTLYTAALPEPRNNPVRDVFDNVTWNKGKHTFTFGGDLRNSTAHDLSISNPPVSTLGISTTDPANTGLFNQANFPGLITSGSSTPDLNNLKSLYATLTGRVSSIAGSNAYDTASGNYKVLGDLVIKEAQTVGGFYFQDSWRPTSHLAFNYGMRYQFSGTTHNTNNIYTSPTIADLYGPSTGEFAPGSLGGIANPQIYLRPSTYSADLNQPAPNAGFAWNPGFDGGKMVVRGGFSISHYDEGWGDWEAASSTNPGIRQSASILPGTGTGQYTPGSITLGTIPTLNTSPATFAFPLPESNFTFTNTLSAMDPKIRSPYVESWYFGVQHKLGYNTAFEANYVGNHVIHAWQTFNINEVNIYENGFLAEFQKAQADLAKSTGGNSSFYGADLPILNQAFGGAAGAGFKNSTFINYVQSGQAGALANAIATNSTYFCNLVGGGTFAPCTKLGYVGATAYPINFFQANPYSSGTARLTSDPGSSQYNGLQTQIKHPPGHGLTLQVNYTYSHAFSTRYTTTSDSGTVDFITLRNLRLNRNPAPSDIRNALKAYAVYTLPFSGHSYFMKQVLNNWTVSPILTWQSGRNFKLTGGTATVNTSDSGLVLTGINAKQLQKSVGYYPGPSVSTPLLLLNPAVLTKTNGVAQVASESTPGVIGQQVFLTAPQFVNTDFSVSKILPVTEWVKLNFQAEMLNVFNHPSFTYGPGSPGNSAAINTSPAVIASTSPGTSPASRAFQFRLGLVF, from the coding sequence ATGCTCCGGAAACTGACCCTTACCCTCCTCGCGTTCGCCACCATGTTCCTCGCAGCCACCCCTCCAGCAGGCGCGCAAGCCACCACCACCGGCAATCTCGCAGGAACCGTGACCGACCCCTCCGGCGCAGCCATACCCAACGCCAAACTCATCATCTCCGACCCCGCCACCGGCTCCCGCAACACCCAGACCACCAACTCCGTCGGCGCGTACACCTTCTCGGATCTCCAGGTCGGCACCTACATCCTCTCCACCACCTACCCCGGCTTTGCCACCACGGTCACCAAAGACATCGGCATCGAGACCGGCCGAAGCATCAACCTCAACGTCGCCCTCGTCCTCGGAGCCGCCAACACGGAGGTCGAGGTCATCTCCGGCAGTGAAGTCCTCGAGACCACCACCAACACCCTCGCCGCAACCATCAAGCCCGACGCCGTACAGGACCTGCCCCTCAACGGTCGCGACGCCTCCAGCCTCACCCAGCTCGCCCCCGGCTCCCAAAGCGCCGGCGACGCACGCTACGCCACCTTCAACGCCCTCCCCGCAGCCGCCATCAACATCACCGTAGACGGCATGAACAGCAACTTCCAGAAGTTCCGCACCAGCACCTCCGGCAACTACTCCCCCTCCCCCGTTCGCCTCGGAGCCGTGGAAGAGATCTCCGTCTCCACCTCCAGCCTGACCGCGGATGCTGGCGCGGAAGGCTCAGTCGCCCTTCGTTATCAGATCAAACGCGGCACCAACAAGTATCACGGCAGCGCCTTTTGGCAGTACTCCAGCAGCTTACTCAACGCCAACAGCTATGGCAACGACGCAGCCGGAATCGCCAAGACCAAAACCCACACCAACGATGAAGGCGGCAACATCGGCGGCCCCATCTGGAAGAACAAGGTCTTCTTCTTCTCCAACTACGAGCAAAACTTCGCCAACGGCAAAACCCAGGTAACTGCCTACGCCCTCACCACCGCAGCCCAGGCCGGCAACATCACGTACACAGACTCCGCCAACGTCGTCCACCCCGTCAATGTCCTGAACGCCGCAGCTACCGCCGGTTTCAACTCCACCATCAACCCCCGTATCGCCAGTGAGCTCTCCCAGATCAACACCTACAACCAGGGCGCCGTCGCCAAGGCCACGCCTCTGCCGTATCAAAATCTTGAGAACTGGTCCTTCAACACCATCACCAAGAACGTCTACCCCACGGAGCGCATCGACTACCAGATCACCCCAACGCTCGACGCTCACATCGCCTACGACCTCTGGTGGCGCAGCCTGCCCGGCTCCCAGGTCTACGCCGGTGACCCCACCCACACCGAGTTCCGTTCCAGCTACTCCACCCTCACCTTCGGCACCGATTGGACCATCACCCCACACATCGTCAACCAGGTCAACCTCGGCCTCCTCAACGATCAGGAGCGCTACAACGTCACCGCCTCCTTCACTCCCTACGCCGCCATCAACAACATCCTCTACGCCAGCCCAACCTTCACCAACGGCGGTTCAGTCGCCGCGCCAACTCTCTATACCGCTGCGCTCCCGGAGCCCCGCAACAACCCCGTCCGCGACGTCTTCGATAACGTCACCTGGAACAAGGGCAAGCACACCTTCACCTTCGGCGGGGACCTGCGCAACTCCACCGCGCATGATCTCTCCATCTCCAACCCGCCCGTCAGCACCCTCGGCATATCCACTACGGACCCCGCCAACACCGGCCTCTTCAACCAAGCCAACTTCCCCGGCCTCATTACCAGCGGCAGCAGCACACCGGACCTCAATAACCTCAAGTCTCTCTATGCCACCCTCACCGGTCGCGTCAGTTCCATCGCCGGCTCCAACGCCTACGACACAGCATCCGGCAACTACAAGGTCCTCGGCGATCTTGTCATCAAGGAAGCCCAGACCGTAGGCGGTTTTTATTTCCAGGACTCCTGGCGTCCAACCTCGCATCTCGCCTTCAACTATGGCATGCGCTATCAGTTCTCCGGCACCACCCACAACACCAACAACATCTACACCAGCCCGACCATTGCAGACCTCTACGGCCCCTCCACCGGAGAGTTCGCACCCGGCTCACTCGGCGGCATCGCCAACCCTCAGATCTACCTCCGTCCCTCTACCTACTCCGCAGACCTCAACCAGCCCGCACCCAACGCCGGATTCGCCTGGAACCCCGGCTTTGATGGTGGAAAGATGGTCGTCCGCGGCGGTTTCTCCATCTCGCACTATGACGAAGGCTGGGGAGACTGGGAAGCAGCATCAAGCACCAACCCCGGCATCCGTCAGAGCGCCAGCATCCTCCCTGGGACCGGCACCGGCCAGTACACGCCCGGCTCCATCACCCTCGGCACCATCCCCACCCTCAACACCTCACCCGCAACCTTTGCCTTCCCGTTGCCTGAGTCCAACTTCACCTTCACCAACACCTTGTCAGCCATGGACCCCAAGATCCGCTCGCCTTACGTTGAAAGCTGGTACTTCGGCGTTCAGCACAAGCTCGGCTATAACACCGCCTTTGAAGCCAACTATGTCGGAAACCATGTCATCCACGCCTGGCAGACCTTCAACATCAATGAAGTCAACATCTATGAAAACGGCTTCCTCGCCGAGTTCCAGAAAGCTCAGGCAGATCTAGCCAAAAGTACAGGCGGAAATTCCTCCTTCTACGGCGCCGACCTCCCCATCCTCAACCAGGCCTTCGGAGGCGCAGCCGGAGCTGGTTTCAAGAACTCCACCTTCATCAACTACGTTCAATCAGGCCAGGCAGGCGCACTCGCCAACGCCATCGCCACCAACAGCACCTACTTCTGCAATCTCGTAGGCGGAGGAACCTTCGCCCCCTGCACGAAACTCGGATATGTCGGTGCCACAGCCTACCCCATCAACTTCTTCCAGGCCAATCCATACTCCTCTGGAACTGCAAGGCTCACCTCCGACCCCGGATCGTCGCAATACAATGGTCTTCAGACCCAGATCAAGCACCCCCCCGGACACGGTCTCACCCTCCAGGTCAACTACACCTATAGCCACGCCTTCAGCACTCGTTACACCACCACCTCGGACTCGGGGACCGTAGACTTCATCACCTTGCGCAACCTGCGCCTCAACCGCAACCCCGCTCCATCCGACATCCGCAACGCCCTCAAGGCCTACGCGGTCTACACCCTGCCCTTCTCCGGCCATAGCTACTTCATGAAGCAGGTCCTCAACAACTGGACCGTCTCACCCATCCTGACCTGGCAGTCCGGGAGAAACTTCAAACTGACCGGCGGCACCGCAACCGTCAACACCTCGGACTCCGGCCTCGTGCTCACGGGAATCAACGCCAAACAGCTCCAAAAATCGGTCGGCTACTATCCCGGCCCGAGCGTCTCCACCCCGCTTCTGCTGCTTAATCCGGCCGTCCTCACCAAGACCAATGGCGTCGCTCAGGTCGCCAGCGAATCCACCCCCGGCGTTATTGGTCAGCAGGTCTTCCTGACCGCTCCTCAGTTCGTCAACACGGACTTCTCCGTTTCAAAGATTCTCCCGGTCACCGAGTGGGTCAAGCTGAACTTCCAGGCTGAGATGCTCAACGTCTTCAACCATCCCAGCTTCACCTACGGACCCGGCAGCCCTGGCAACTCGGCCGCCATCAACACCAGCCCGGCGGTCATCGCATCCACCTCACCCGGAACCTCACCCGCATCCCGAGCCTTCCAGTTCCGCCTCGGGCTAGTCTTCTAG
- a CDS encoding DUF885 family protein — protein MQGLRVVAGLLLLIFCTECKAETLQDFAKEFWAWRAREQPFSADDIPRIDRPADMKIDWSPAAIERDRLELAGFEVRFARLADASAPVARLVDYRLMGSALARVHWELDIDKRWQRDPSFYVDQTLGAIYLPLLPPPPFEVERQSVLVARMRSFPETVKAAKANLTDMRQPFVDLATGDLDRIGERLGTVVTEVKPKLDAEHRRALEAALPGAVKALEEYRAWLLVQKGLKQETAIGRENYLYFLRQVALVPYTPEEMVLMSRQELDRTMAFSAYEAARNGELAPLPVFKSVDEQMQREERDEVAIRAYMESHHILTVPKWMMHYRNFEVPAYVKPLQGMGPADDLTSPTRLTQNGTSYISAPKPGPQGFFATSLDPRPIILHEGVPGHYFQESLDFANADAIRRHYYDSGPNEGIGFYSEEMMMVAGLFDQEPRTRQLIYNFMKLRSLRVGVDVKLALGEFTPAQAMDYLSKTVPMSMGTARGEVALFASAPGQAITYQIGKLQIMKLLADARLKQGSAFLLLTFHDFVWANGNVPLSLQRWELLGDASEVPALKLQ, from the coding sequence ATGCAAGGTCTACGAGTGGTTGCGGGACTTCTCCTGCTGATTTTCTGCACCGAGTGCAAGGCCGAGACGCTGCAGGATTTTGCGAAGGAGTTCTGGGCTTGGCGGGCGCGGGAGCAGCCGTTCAGCGCGGATGATATTCCGCGGATCGACCGGCCGGCGGATATGAAGATCGACTGGTCGCCCGCTGCGATCGAGCGGGACCGGTTGGAGTTGGCGGGGTTTGAGGTGCGGTTTGCGCGGCTGGCGGATGCGTCGGCTCCGGTGGCGCGACTGGTGGACTACCGGCTGATGGGGTCGGCGTTGGCGAGGGTGCATTGGGAGCTGGATATCGACAAGCGGTGGCAACGCGATCCGAGCTTTTATGTCGATCAGACGCTGGGTGCGATCTACCTGCCACTGCTGCCGCCGCCGCCGTTCGAGGTGGAACGGCAGAGTGTGCTGGTGGCAAGGATGCGTTCGTTTCCAGAGACGGTGAAGGCGGCGAAGGCGAATCTGACGGATATGCGGCAGCCGTTTGTGGACCTGGCGACGGGGGATCTGGATAGGATCGGCGAGCGGCTGGGTACGGTAGTGACGGAGGTGAAGCCGAAGCTGGATGCGGAGCATCGGCGGGCTCTGGAGGCTGCGCTGCCGGGGGCGGTAAAGGCTCTGGAGGAATACAGGGCGTGGTTGCTGGTGCAGAAGGGACTGAAGCAGGAGACGGCGATCGGGCGGGAGAACTATCTCTACTTCCTGCGGCAGGTGGCGCTGGTTCCTTATACGCCGGAGGAGATGGTGCTGATGAGCCGGCAGGAACTGGATCGGACGATGGCGTTCTCGGCGTATGAGGCGGCGCGTAATGGAGAGTTGGCTCCGCTGCCGGTGTTCAAGAGCGTGGACGAGCAGATGCAGCGGGAGGAACGGGATGAGGTGGCGATCCGTGCGTATATGGAGAGTCACCATATACTTACGGTTCCTAAATGGATGATGCATTACCGAAACTTTGAAGTGCCGGCTTATGTGAAGCCGCTGCAGGGGATGGGGCCGGCGGACGATCTGACGTCGCCGACGCGGCTGACGCAGAATGGGACGAGTTATATTTCTGCGCCGAAGCCGGGGCCGCAGGGGTTCTTTGCGACTTCGCTCGATCCGCGGCCGATCATTTTGCATGAAGGCGTGCCGGGGCACTACTTTCAGGAGTCGCTGGACTTTGCGAACGCGGATGCGATCCGGCGACACTACTATGACTCGGGGCCGAATGAGGGGATCGGGTTTTATTCGGAAGAGATGATGATGGTGGCTGGGCTATTCGACCAGGAGCCGAGGACGCGGCAGTTGATCTATAACTTCATGAAGCTGCGGTCGTTGCGGGTGGGCGTGGATGTGAAGCTGGCGCTGGGTGAGTTTACGCCGGCGCAGGCGATGGATTATCTGTCGAAGACGGTGCCGATGAGTATGGGGACGGCGCGGGGTGAGGTGGCGCTGTTTGCTTCGGCGCCTGGGCAGGCGATCACGTATCAGATTGGTAAACTGCAGATCATGAAGCTGCTGGCTGATGCGCGGTTGAAGCAGGGGAGTGCGTTCTTGCTGCTGACGTTTCATGATTTTGTGTGGGCGAATGGGAATGTGCCGCTGTCCCTGCAACGTTGGGAGTTGCTGGGGGATGCGAGCGAGGTTCCGGCGTTGAAGCTTCAGTAG
- a CDS encoding M1 family metallopeptidase, with protein sequence MRSVMLGLVVCLCAVHGLTQGRRQANAAGPHVFGDLKVEQYAPSRSYHVENYKVTARIDMEKGEIFGDEVVTLRPLGAGLKSFYLDSSQLQIDHVTLKGAALPFHLDGDKLWVTLDRGYSPADALDVRIVYHGNPQGRPFPDAGLSFIRPDAVNPKRPLEVWSYGWPQNNHFWFPCWDYPNDKSTSEVILTVPEPLSVVSNGALVKETHANGLATYDWAEQVPHSVYLVSIAVGPWTKYSQRYGSKAVDYYVPPGVDEATALRSFGLTPEMMAFYSKIYGVDYPYEKYAQTADHAFGGGTENISATSLAETTLHDARAEQDFPSLDLVSHELAHQWFGDLITEWSWDDAWLSEGFATFSAALYRGHHEGYDAFRYQIYEDQQTAMREDIGRYRRPIVDRHYTKPWEILDRTTYQKGAAVLDMLRYVMNDGVEKTPTADEPYFRALQAYLTAYRAGNVDTQNLIDMIRKTTGLELSWFFDEWVFKGGYPEYEVSTAYDSARRDEAVTVRQTQTVDAVTPLFDMPVHLVFHGAHGERQDEMERVHQLAETFHVTVGWTPVWVEFDPNDHIYKTLKIAEPVEALVARGERGETMMSRLWAAEQLGLVKGEGGKAAEEALMRMLERDSYWGVRVASAKALGSMGGEPAKSALLLALKQPNSHVRTAAVQALGQFAKDAGVRAMLMEHMRDDDSYAVEAMCARTLGSSGGAEALTALEAEVAVKPSHYVMAGVLEGLSHYKDATAQAIVMEQTKTGSTDEVREMAAFALTKMKAAKD encoded by the coding sequence ATGCGTTCAGTCATGTTGGGCCTGGTGGTTTGTTTGTGTGCGGTGCATGGGCTGACTCAGGGCAGGCGACAGGCCAATGCCGCAGGGCCACATGTGTTTGGCGATCTGAAGGTTGAGCAGTATGCGCCGAGCAGGAGCTACCACGTTGAGAACTACAAGGTCACGGCGCGGATCGACATGGAGAAGGGTGAGATCTTTGGCGATGAGGTTGTGACACTGCGGCCTTTGGGGGCGGGGCTGAAGAGCTTCTATCTGGATAGCTCGCAGTTGCAGATCGATCATGTAACGCTGAAGGGGGCGGCGCTACCCTTTCATCTGGATGGGGATAAGCTTTGGGTCACGCTGGATCGTGGGTACTCGCCTGCCGATGCTCTGGATGTACGGATTGTCTATCATGGCAATCCGCAGGGACGTCCGTTTCCGGATGCGGGGTTGAGCTTCATTCGGCCGGATGCGGTAAACCCGAAACGACCGCTGGAGGTCTGGTCTTATGGGTGGCCGCAGAACAACCACTTCTGGTTCCCGTGCTGGGATTATCCGAATGATAAGTCGACCAGCGAGGTGATCCTGACGGTGCCCGAACCGCTGTCTGTTGTGTCGAATGGGGCGCTAGTGAAGGAGACTCATGCAAATGGGCTGGCTACCTATGACTGGGCGGAGCAGGTGCCGCATAGTGTTTATCTGGTTTCGATTGCGGTGGGGCCCTGGACGAAGTACAGCCAGAGGTATGGGTCGAAGGCGGTGGACTATTACGTGCCGCCGGGGGTGGATGAGGCGACCGCGCTGCGGTCGTTTGGACTGACGCCGGAGATGATGGCTTTCTACTCGAAGATCTATGGGGTGGACTATCCGTATGAGAAGTATGCGCAGACGGCGGATCATGCTTTCGGCGGGGGTACAGAGAACATCAGCGCGACCAGCCTGGCTGAAACGACGTTGCATGATGCGAGGGCAGAGCAGGATTTTCCGAGTCTCGATCTGGTGTCTCATGAGCTGGCGCACCAGTGGTTTGGTGATCTGATCACCGAGTGGAGCTGGGATGATGCGTGGTTGAGCGAAGGGTTCGCAACCTTTTCAGCGGCGTTGTATCGAGGTCATCATGAGGGTTACGATGCATTCCGGTATCAGATTTATGAGGATCAACAGACGGCGATGCGGGAGGATATAGGGCGGTATCGGCGGCCGATTGTGGATCGTCACTATACGAAGCCATGGGAGATTCTGGATCGGACGACGTATCAGAAGGGCGCGGCTGTGCTGGATATGCTGCGCTATGTGATGAACGATGGCGTGGAGAAGACACCGACTGCCGATGAGCCTTACTTCAGGGCGTTACAGGCTTATCTGACTGCGTATCGTGCGGGTAATGTGGATACGCAGAACCTGATCGATATGATTCGGAAGACGACTGGGCTGGAGTTGAGCTGGTTCTTCGATGAGTGGGTGTTCAAGGGTGGATATCCGGAGTACGAAGTCAGTACGGCCTATGACTCCGCCAGGAGGGACGAGGCTGTGACGGTGCGGCAGACGCAGACTGTCGATGCGGTGACGCCTTTGTTCGATATGCCGGTGCACCTGGTTTTTCATGGTGCGCATGGGGAGCGGCAGGATGAGATGGAGCGAGTGCATCAACTGGCGGAGACGTTTCATGTGACGGTTGGGTGGACGCCGGTATGGGTGGAGTTCGATCCGAACGATCATATTTACAAGACCCTGAAGATTGCGGAGCCGGTTGAGGCGCTGGTGGCTCGGGGGGAGCGTGGCGAGACGATGATGAGCCGGCTTTGGGCTGCGGAGCAGTTGGGGCTTGTCAAAGGCGAGGGTGGTAAGGCTGCGGAGGAGGCGCTAATGCGGATGCTTGAGCGGGACTCTTACTGGGGTGTGAGGGTAGCCAGTGCCAAGGCTCTGGGATCGATGGGTGGGGAGCCTGCCAAGAGTGCGTTACTGCTGGCGTTGAAGCAGCCGAACAGTCATGTGAGGACTGCGGCGGTGCAGGCTTTAGGACAATTTGCGAAGGATGCTGGTGTACGGGCGATGCTTATGGAGCATATGAGGGATGACGATAGCTATGCAGTTGAGGCGATGTGCGCTCGGACGCTGGGAAGCTCTGGCGGCGCGGAGGCTTTGACGGCGCTGGAGGCTGAGGTCGCGGTGAAGCCTTCGCACTATGTGATGGCTGGCGTGCTGGAGGGTCTTTCTCATTACAAGGATGCGACGGCGCAGGCGATTGTGATGGAACAGACGAAGACGGGGTCTACCGATGAGGTTCGGGAGATGGCTGCGTTTGCGTTGACGAAGATGAAGGCGGCTAAAGACTAG